From Synechococcales cyanobacterium T60_A2020_003:
GCGCTGCTTGCGAATGGAAATGTCATTACAGGCGAGTCCAACGTCGTGGCTCACCTGCCGCAGCCATTGGGGTAAGTGCGCCTTTGCCTTGTGGGCTAACCAATGACGGAGAGCCTCTTGGCAGAGATCAACCGAGCTAATATCGCCTTCGATGGTGAGACGGTTTTCGCCTGTAACCCGGTAGCGGAGGCGATCGCGCGATGCGGCAGTGTAGGCAATCTCCCAGGTTTCCGGTAACGCTCCCAGCACAATCCGATCGGGGCGATCGCTCACTAAATCCTGGGGCAGACTTTGCCGCTCGGCCTCTAGGCGATTCAGCGTCTTTGCAATCCAATCCTGGCGATCGCGCACAATTTCTGACAAGCGGCGATGGCTAAACCCCTTCGGAATCACGAGTTCAATGCGGCCACTGCGGGACACCTTGATGCTGACGTTCTTGGCGCGGGCACTTTCTCGCACC
This genomic window contains:
- a CDS encoding M48 family metallopeptidase — encoded protein: MTKVKFSNSPSASANSLDSSTVIAGLQDVPYSVRESARAKNVSIKVSRSGRIELVIPKGFSHRRLSEIVRDRQDWIAKTLNRLEAERQSLPQDLVSDRPDRIVLGALPETWEIAYTAASRDRLRYRVTGENRLTIEGDISSVDLCQEALRHWLAHKAKAHLPQWLRQVSHDVGLACNDISIRKQRTLWASCSSKKNISLNYKLLFLPPHLVRYIFVHELCHTVHMNHSSRFWNLVGEIDSHYEWKDQELRDAWKYVPQWVEEAS